In Festucalex cinctus isolate MCC-2025b chromosome 5, RoL_Fcin_1.0, whole genome shotgun sequence, a single genomic region encodes these proteins:
- the agtpbp1 gene encoding cytosolic carboxypeptidase 1 isoform X4, producing the protein MNKPKMASEKGVPSASRVQILLAQLEKMTGDSMVRDPELARQLTSKLLHLVQTQEKTSKEVMSNGASGMDVILSSLESTRDTQTTMNILSILSELLTLGKGRRVGVFVSKGGTAVLLRILISANKEFQPNEELMLQVHSLLAKVGPKDRKLGVKARLTGALNITINLIKKNLQNIRLLLPCLQVVRVYSANILNAVSLGKSGAVELMFKIVAPYSKKNTSLIKLSVDALVALLKSKTNARRAVEGGYVPTLLTLYLDWHRKDTWHRHKAIRKGLLGCLRNVTNIKLGRRAFTKADGMRILYNSSCECLTVRTLDPLVNVSSLIMRKCFPKNRLPLPTIKSAFHYQLEHVLPSGPVAQLYSQLPEVDDVVDDSDDNDTEADTENDTENEEDEKDCRSLNDDIEKDINKLHPQMLPSRPYEELRVYEKFFVELSQDFQGFNFESSTTSPSAQSAQPIVVPTAQELSPNHVTPQMAHHVGDAPTPALHPLQLDTSDFAKDFKKKLEARNPPVEPELSQASECVTLNADELGIKQKKSPVSAPKHTPSSLHLEGITIRCLTAAAAAAGGGGSDCGSEGAEDESGEGAVLEVPDTAQLLPLHDLDLYVEMVKGTKSVPRYTEVAYPDYFGHVAPTYREPLLERTYGVQRSKIFQDIERLIHPNDIMDKVVYDLDIPRCPVVVGNAESLRFNSQFESGNLRKAIQIRKYEYDLILNSDINSNHHHQWFYFEVSGMRVGVNYRFNIINCEKSNSQFNYGMQVLMYSVQEAISGGPRWVRTGTDISYYKNHFARSSIATGGQKGKSYYTMTFSTIFNHKDDVCYFSYHYPYTYSSLKMHLSKLEARKAPDIYLRQDVLCETLGGNSCPLLTVTAMPVSNSSDHICQFRNRPLIFLSARVHPGETNASWVMKGTLEFLMGTSLLAAALRESYIFKIVPMLNPDGVVNGNHRCSLSGEDLNRQWQNPDPELHPTIYHTKSLLQYLAHTQRAPLVFCDYHGHSRKKNVFMYGCSLKETIWQSNISAASSDIDEDLAYRALPKILSQIAPAFSMASCSFVVERSKESTARVVVWREIGVQRSYTMESTVCGCDQGKYKGFHVGTRELEEMGAQFCVALLRLKRMTGLHSHQHLLDLESDLKSELIGTQPKVVSCPTTYVMDEDEPSFLEAVDYSAESNDEDTEVDLEAAAASATDAGDVGDAEVLEQLSDSENNHDAWKSEPVTSSQ; encoded by the exons ATGAACAAACCCAAGATGGCATCAGAGAAGGG TGTTCCCAGCGCCTCCAGGGTGCAGATCCTGCTCGCCCAGCTGGAGAAGATGACCGGAGACTCCATGGTGAGGGATCCCGAATTGGCACGGCAGCTCACCTCCAAGCTCCTGCATCTCGTCCAGACGCAGG AGAAGACATCGAAGGAGGTGATGTCCAACGGCGCCAGCGGCATGGATGTCATCCTGTCTTCACTCGAG AGCACCCGGGACACCCAGACCACTATGAACATCCTGTCCATACTCAGCGAACTGTTGACCTTGG GCAAAGGACGCAGGGTGGGGGTCTTCGTCTCAAAAGGAGGAACAGCAGTGTTACTCCGCATTCTCATCAGCGCCAACAAAGAGTTTCAACCCAACGAGGAGCTCATGTTGCAGGTTCACTCCCTACTGGCCAAGGTGGGCCCAAAAG ACAGGAAGTTGGGCGTGAAGGCACGTCTGACTGGCGCTCTGAACATCACAATAAACCTGATCAAGAAGAACCTCCAAAATATCAGGCTGCTACTGCCATGCTTGCAGGTTGTTAGGGTGTACTCAGCCAACA TTTTGAACGCTGTATCCCTGGGCAAAAGCGGAGCTGTAGAGCTGATGTTCAAGATTGTGGCACCGTACAGCAAGAAGAACACGAGCCTGATCAA GCTCTCTGTCGATGCACTGGTTGCTCTGCTCAAATCAA AGACAAATGCTCGGCGGGCAGTGGAGGGCGGCTACGTTCCCACCCTGCTCACCCTCTACCTGGACTGGCACCGCAAAGACACGTGGCATCGTCATAAAGCGATCCGCAAGGGGCTGCTGGGTTGTCTGCGCAACGTCACCAACATCAAGCTGGGCAGGCGGGCGTTCACGAAAGCCGACGGCATGCGCATTCTGTACAACTCTTCCTGT GAGTGTCTCACAGTGCGCACCTTGGATCCACTTGTCAACGTTTCAAGTCTCATCATGAGGAAGTGCTTCCCAAAAAATCGCCTGCCTCTACCTACCATCAAGTCTGCTTTCCATTACCAGCTGGAGCACGTGTTGCCTTCAGGGCCGGTCGCACAGCTCTACAGCCAACTCCCTGAAG TGGACGACGTGGTGGATGACAGTGACGATAACGACACAGAGGCAGACACGGAGAACGATACGGAGAATGAGGAAGATGAGAAGGATTGTCGCTCACTG AATGATGATATAGAAAAGGATATAAACAAGCTACACCCCCAGATGCTCCCCAGCCGACCTTATGAAGAGTTGCGAGTGTATGAGAAGTTTTTTGTGGAGCTGTCTCAAGACTTCCAG GGTTTTAACTTTGAATCCTCCACCACATCTCCATCGGCTCAATCCGCTCAGCCCATCGTTGTGCCCACAGCTCAGGAGTTGTCCCCGAATCACGTCACACCACAGATGGCTCATCATGTCGGCGACGCTCCCACTCCCGCTCTTCATCCTTTACAGCTGGACACCAGCGATTTTGCCAAGGACTTCAAGAAAAAGTTGGAAGCGCGTAATCCACCCGTGGAGCCGGAACTGTCACAAGCGTCTGAATGCGTCACCTTAAATGCGGACGAGTTgggaattaaacaaaaaaaatctcccgTCAGTGCACCAAAGCACACGCCGTCATCTCTGCATTTGGAGGGCATCACCATTCGCTGtttaacagcagcagcagcagcagcaggaggaggaggatcagACTGCGGCTCGGAGGGCGCGGAGGATGAAAGCGGCGAAGGGGCCGTCCTGGAGGTGCCCGACACGGCTCAGCTTCTCCCGCTGCATGACCTGGACCTTTACGTGGAGATGGTGAAGGGGACAAAATCTGTGCCGCGCTACACCGAGGTGGCCTATCCGGACTACTTTGGACACGTGGCTCCCACATATAGAGAGCCCCTTCTGGAGAGGACGTACGGGGTCCAGAG GTCCAAGATTTTCCAGGATATCGAGAGGTTGATTCACCCAAACGACATCATGGATAAAGTCGTTTACGATCTTGACATTCCCCg TTGTCCCGTGGTTGTAGGCAATGCTGAGTCGCTGAGGTTCAACTCTCAGTTTGAGTCTGGCAACCTTCGGAAGGCCATTCAGATAAGGAA GTACGAATATGACCTGATTCTGAACTCGGACATCAACagcaaccaccaccaccagtggTTTTACTTTGAGGTGAGCGGCATGCGCGTGGGAGTCAATTACCGCTTCAACATAATCAACTGTGAGAAGTCCAACAGTCAATTCAACTATG gCATGCAGGTGCTGATGTACTCTGTTCAGGAGGCCATCAGTGGTGGGCCTCGCTGGGTCAGAACAGGAACAGACATCAGTTACTATAA gAACCATTTTGCCAGGAGTTCCATCGCAACAGGCGGTCAGAAAGGAAAGTCCTACTACACGATGACCTTCAGCACCATCTTCAACCACAAGGATGATGTCTGCTACTTTTCCTATCACTATCCGTACACATATTCCTCTCTTAAG ATGCACTTGTCAAAGCTAGAGGCTAGGAAAGCGCCCGATATTTACCTGCGACAGGACGTCCTGTGCGAGACGCTGGGGGGAAACAGCTGCCCGCTCCTCACCGTCACCGCCATGCCAGTGTCCAATTCCAGTGATCACATCTGCCAGTTTA GAAATCGTCCATTGATCTTCCTGTCAGCCAGAGTGCACCCTGGGGAAACCAATGCCAGCTGGGTGATGAAAGGGACGCTGGAGTTCCTGATGGGTACGAGCCTGCTGGCAGCCGCTTTGAGAGAGTCCTACATCTTCAAGATCGTGCCCATGCTCAACCCTGATGGCGTTGTCAATGGAAA tcatcGTTGTTCTCTGAGCGGGGAAGATTTGAATCGGCAGTGGCAGAACCCCGATCCTGAACTGCACCCAACTATCTACCACACCAAGAGCCTGCTGCAATACCTCGCGCACACGCAAAGAGCACCGCTG GTGTTCTGCGACTACCACGGCCATTCCAGAAAGAAGAACGTCTTCATGTACGGCTGCAGTTTGAAGGAAACAATATGGCAGTCCAACATCAGCGCGGCGTCCAGTGACATAGATGAGGACCTCGCATACAGG GCCCTTCCAAAGATCCTGTCCCAGATCGCGCCGGCCTTCAGCATGGCCAGCTGCAGTTTCGTGGTGGAGCGCTCCAAGGAGTCGACGGCGCGCGTGGTCGTGTGGCGGGAGATCGGCGTGCAGCGCAGCTACACCATGGAAAGCACTGTATGCGGATGCGACCAGGGCAAATATAAG GGTTTTCATGTTGGCACCCGAGAGCTGGAAGAAATGGGAGCGCAGTTCTGTGTGGCCCTTCTAAGGCTCAAGAGAATGACGGGGCTTCACAGCCATCAGCACCTGCTGGACTTGGAGAGCGACCTCAAAAGCGAGCTCATTGGGACTCAGCCTAAAGTAGTCAG CTGCCCCACCACCTACGTGATGGACGAGGATGAGCCGTCCTTCTTGGAGGCGGTGGATTACAGCGCTGAGAGCAACGACGAGGACACCGAGGTGGACctggaggccgccgccgcctccgccaCGGACGCCGGCGACGTCGGCGATGCCGAAGTCCTGGAGCAGCTGTCGGACTCAGAGAACAATCACGACGCTTGGAAATCTGAGCCTGTCACCAGCAGCcaatga
- the agtpbp1 gene encoding cytosolic carboxypeptidase 1 isoform X3: protein MNKPKMASEKGVPSASRVQILLAQLEKMTGDSMVRDPELARQLTSKLLHLVQTQEKTSKEVMSNGASGMDVILSSLESTRDTQTTMNILSILSELLTLGKGRRVGVFVSKGGTAVLLRILISANKEFQPNEELMLQVHSLLAKVGPKDRKLGVKARLTGALNITINLIKKNLQNIRLLLPCLQVVRVYSANILNAVSLGKSGAVELMFKIVAPYSKKNTSLIKLSVDALVALLKSKTNARRAVEGGYVPTLLTLYLDWHRKDTWHRHKAIRKGLLGCLRNVTNIKLGRRAFTKADGMRILYNSSCECLTVRTLDPLVNVSSLIMRKCFPKNRLPLPTIKSAFHYQLEHVLPSGPVAQLYSQLPEVDDVVDDSDDNDTEADTENDTENEEDEKDCRSLNDDIEKDINKLHPQMLPSRPYEELRVYEKFFVELSQDFQGFNFESSTTSPSAQSAQPIVVPTAQELSPNHVTPQMAHHVGDAPTPALHPLQLDTSDFAKDFKKKLEARNPPVEPELSQASECVTLNADELGIKQKKSPVSAPKHTPSSLHLEGITIRCLTAAAAAAGGGGSDCGSEGAEDESGEGAVLEVPDTAQLLPLHDLDLYVEMVKGTKSVPRYTEVAYPDYFGHVAPTYREPLLERTYGVQRSKIFQDIERLIHPNDIMDKVVYDLDIPRCPVVVGNAESLRFNSQFESGNLRKAIQIRKYEYDLILNSDINSNHHHQWFYFEVSGMRVGVNYRFNIINCEKSNSQFNYGMQVLMYSVQEAISGGPRWVRTGTDISYYKNHFARSSIATGGQKGKSYYTMTFSTIFNHKDDVCYFSYHYPYTYSSLKMHLSKLEARKAPDIYLRQDVLCETLGGNSCPLLTVTAMPVSNSSDHICQFRNRPLIFLSARVHPGETNASWVMKGTLEFLMGTSLLAAALRESYIFKIVPMLNPDGVVNGNHRCSLSGEDLNRQWQNPDPELHPTIYHTKSLLQYLAHTQRAPLVFCDYHGHSRKKNVFMYGCSLKETIWQSNISAASSDIDEDLAYRALPKILSQIAPAFSMASCSFVVERSKESTARVVVWREIGVQRSYTMESTVCGCDQGKYKGFHVGTRELEEMGAQFCVALLRLKRMTGLHSHQHLLDLESDLKSELIGTQPKVVSSCPTTYVMDEDEPSFLEAVDYSAESNDEDTEVDLEAAAASATDAGDVGDAEVLEQLSDSENNHDAWKSEPVTSSQ, encoded by the exons ATGAACAAACCCAAGATGGCATCAGAGAAGGG TGTTCCCAGCGCCTCCAGGGTGCAGATCCTGCTCGCCCAGCTGGAGAAGATGACCGGAGACTCCATGGTGAGGGATCCCGAATTGGCACGGCAGCTCACCTCCAAGCTCCTGCATCTCGTCCAGACGCAGG AGAAGACATCGAAGGAGGTGATGTCCAACGGCGCCAGCGGCATGGATGTCATCCTGTCTTCACTCGAG AGCACCCGGGACACCCAGACCACTATGAACATCCTGTCCATACTCAGCGAACTGTTGACCTTGG GCAAAGGACGCAGGGTGGGGGTCTTCGTCTCAAAAGGAGGAACAGCAGTGTTACTCCGCATTCTCATCAGCGCCAACAAAGAGTTTCAACCCAACGAGGAGCTCATGTTGCAGGTTCACTCCCTACTGGCCAAGGTGGGCCCAAAAG ACAGGAAGTTGGGCGTGAAGGCACGTCTGACTGGCGCTCTGAACATCACAATAAACCTGATCAAGAAGAACCTCCAAAATATCAGGCTGCTACTGCCATGCTTGCAGGTTGTTAGGGTGTACTCAGCCAACA TTTTGAACGCTGTATCCCTGGGCAAAAGCGGAGCTGTAGAGCTGATGTTCAAGATTGTGGCACCGTACAGCAAGAAGAACACGAGCCTGATCAA GCTCTCTGTCGATGCACTGGTTGCTCTGCTCAAATCAA AGACAAATGCTCGGCGGGCAGTGGAGGGCGGCTACGTTCCCACCCTGCTCACCCTCTACCTGGACTGGCACCGCAAAGACACGTGGCATCGTCATAAAGCGATCCGCAAGGGGCTGCTGGGTTGTCTGCGCAACGTCACCAACATCAAGCTGGGCAGGCGGGCGTTCACGAAAGCCGACGGCATGCGCATTCTGTACAACTCTTCCTGT GAGTGTCTCACAGTGCGCACCTTGGATCCACTTGTCAACGTTTCAAGTCTCATCATGAGGAAGTGCTTCCCAAAAAATCGCCTGCCTCTACCTACCATCAAGTCTGCTTTCCATTACCAGCTGGAGCACGTGTTGCCTTCAGGGCCGGTCGCACAGCTCTACAGCCAACTCCCTGAAG TGGACGACGTGGTGGATGACAGTGACGATAACGACACAGAGGCAGACACGGAGAACGATACGGAGAATGAGGAAGATGAGAAGGATTGTCGCTCACTG AATGATGATATAGAAAAGGATATAAACAAGCTACACCCCCAGATGCTCCCCAGCCGACCTTATGAAGAGTTGCGAGTGTATGAGAAGTTTTTTGTGGAGCTGTCTCAAGACTTCCAG GGTTTTAACTTTGAATCCTCCACCACATCTCCATCGGCTCAATCCGCTCAGCCCATCGTTGTGCCCACAGCTCAGGAGTTGTCCCCGAATCACGTCACACCACAGATGGCTCATCATGTCGGCGACGCTCCCACTCCCGCTCTTCATCCTTTACAGCTGGACACCAGCGATTTTGCCAAGGACTTCAAGAAAAAGTTGGAAGCGCGTAATCCACCCGTGGAGCCGGAACTGTCACAAGCGTCTGAATGCGTCACCTTAAATGCGGACGAGTTgggaattaaacaaaaaaaatctcccgTCAGTGCACCAAAGCACACGCCGTCATCTCTGCATTTGGAGGGCATCACCATTCGCTGtttaacagcagcagcagcagcagcaggaggaggaggatcagACTGCGGCTCGGAGGGCGCGGAGGATGAAAGCGGCGAAGGGGCCGTCCTGGAGGTGCCCGACACGGCTCAGCTTCTCCCGCTGCATGACCTGGACCTTTACGTGGAGATGGTGAAGGGGACAAAATCTGTGCCGCGCTACACCGAGGTGGCCTATCCGGACTACTTTGGACACGTGGCTCCCACATATAGAGAGCCCCTTCTGGAGAGGACGTACGGGGTCCAGAG GTCCAAGATTTTCCAGGATATCGAGAGGTTGATTCACCCAAACGACATCATGGATAAAGTCGTTTACGATCTTGACATTCCCCg TTGTCCCGTGGTTGTAGGCAATGCTGAGTCGCTGAGGTTCAACTCTCAGTTTGAGTCTGGCAACCTTCGGAAGGCCATTCAGATAAGGAA GTACGAATATGACCTGATTCTGAACTCGGACATCAACagcaaccaccaccaccagtggTTTTACTTTGAGGTGAGCGGCATGCGCGTGGGAGTCAATTACCGCTTCAACATAATCAACTGTGAGAAGTCCAACAGTCAATTCAACTATG gCATGCAGGTGCTGATGTACTCTGTTCAGGAGGCCATCAGTGGTGGGCCTCGCTGGGTCAGAACAGGAACAGACATCAGTTACTATAA gAACCATTTTGCCAGGAGTTCCATCGCAACAGGCGGTCAGAAAGGAAAGTCCTACTACACGATGACCTTCAGCACCATCTTCAACCACAAGGATGATGTCTGCTACTTTTCCTATCACTATCCGTACACATATTCCTCTCTTAAG ATGCACTTGTCAAAGCTAGAGGCTAGGAAAGCGCCCGATATTTACCTGCGACAGGACGTCCTGTGCGAGACGCTGGGGGGAAACAGCTGCCCGCTCCTCACCGTCACCGCCATGCCAGTGTCCAATTCCAGTGATCACATCTGCCAGTTTA GAAATCGTCCATTGATCTTCCTGTCAGCCAGAGTGCACCCTGGGGAAACCAATGCCAGCTGGGTGATGAAAGGGACGCTGGAGTTCCTGATGGGTACGAGCCTGCTGGCAGCCGCTTTGAGAGAGTCCTACATCTTCAAGATCGTGCCCATGCTCAACCCTGATGGCGTTGTCAATGGAAA tcatcGTTGTTCTCTGAGCGGGGAAGATTTGAATCGGCAGTGGCAGAACCCCGATCCTGAACTGCACCCAACTATCTACCACACCAAGAGCCTGCTGCAATACCTCGCGCACACGCAAAGAGCACCGCTG GTGTTCTGCGACTACCACGGCCATTCCAGAAAGAAGAACGTCTTCATGTACGGCTGCAGTTTGAAGGAAACAATATGGCAGTCCAACATCAGCGCGGCGTCCAGTGACATAGATGAGGACCTCGCATACAGG GCCCTTCCAAAGATCCTGTCCCAGATCGCGCCGGCCTTCAGCATGGCCAGCTGCAGTTTCGTGGTGGAGCGCTCCAAGGAGTCGACGGCGCGCGTGGTCGTGTGGCGGGAGATCGGCGTGCAGCGCAGCTACACCATGGAAAGCACTGTATGCGGATGCGACCAGGGCAAATATAAG GGTTTTCATGTTGGCACCCGAGAGCTGGAAGAAATGGGAGCGCAGTTCTGTGTGGCCCTTCTAAGGCTCAAGAGAATGACGGGGCTTCACAGCCATCAGCACCTGCTGGACTTGGAGAGCGACCTCAAAAGCGAGCTCATTGGGACTCAGCCTAAAGTAGTCAG CAGCTGCCCCACCACCTACGTGATGGACGAGGATGAGCCGTCCTTCTTGGAGGCGGTGGATTACAGCGCTGAGAGCAACGACGAGGACACCGAGGTGGACctggaggccgccgccgcctccgccaCGGACGCCGGCGACGTCGGCGATGCCGAAGTCCTGGAGCAGCTGTCGGACTCAGAGAACAATCACGACGCTTGGAAATCTGAGCCTGTCACCAGCAGCcaatga
- the agtpbp1 gene encoding cytosolic carboxypeptidase 1 isoform X1 gives MNKPKMASEKGVPSASRVQILLAQLEKMTGDSMVRDPELARQLTSKLLHLVQTQEKTSKEVMSNGASGMDVILSSLESTRDTQTTMNILSILSELLTLGKGRRVGVFVSKGGTAVLLRILISANKEFQPNEELMLQVHSLLAKVGPKDRKLGVKARLTGALNITINLIKKNLQNIRLLLPCLQVVRVYSANILNAVSLGKSGAVELMFKIVAPYSKKNTSLIKLSVDALVALLKSKTNARRAVEGGYVPTLLTLYLDWHRKDTWHRHKAIRKGLLGCLRNVTNIKLGRRAFTKADGMRILYNSSCECLTVRTLDPLVNVSSLIMRKCFPKNRLPLPTIKSAFHYQLEHVLPSGPVAQLYSQLPEGRTHAQLSSKPLKKVDDVVDDSDDNDTEADTENDTENEEDEKDCRSLNDDIEKDINKLHPQMLPSRPYEELRVYEKFFVELSQDFQGFNFESSTTSPSAQSAQPIVVPTAQELSPNHVTPQMAHHVGDAPTPALHPLQLDTSDFAKDFKKKLEARNPPVEPELSQASECVTLNADELGIKQKKSPVSAPKHTPSSLHLEGITIRCLTAAAAAAGGGGSDCGSEGAEDESGEGAVLEVPDTAQLLPLHDLDLYVEMVKGTKSVPRYTEVAYPDYFGHVAPTYREPLLERTYGVQRSKIFQDIERLIHPNDIMDKVVYDLDIPRCPVVVGNAESLRFNSQFESGNLRKAIQIRKYEYDLILNSDINSNHHHQWFYFEVSGMRVGVNYRFNIINCEKSNSQFNYGMQVLMYSVQEAISGGPRWVRTGTDISYYKNHFARSSIATGGQKGKSYYTMTFSTIFNHKDDVCYFSYHYPYTYSSLKMHLSKLEARKAPDIYLRQDVLCETLGGNSCPLLTVTAMPVSNSSDHICQFRNRPLIFLSARVHPGETNASWVMKGTLEFLMGTSLLAAALRESYIFKIVPMLNPDGVVNGNHRCSLSGEDLNRQWQNPDPELHPTIYHTKSLLQYLAHTQRAPLVFCDYHGHSRKKNVFMYGCSLKETIWQSNISAASSDIDEDLAYRALPKILSQIAPAFSMASCSFVVERSKESTARVVVWREIGVQRSYTMESTVCGCDQGKYKGFHVGTRELEEMGAQFCVALLRLKRMTGLHSHQHLLDLESDLKSELIGTQPKVVSSCPTTYVMDEDEPSFLEAVDYSAESNDEDTEVDLEAAAASATDAGDVGDAEVLEQLSDSENNHDAWKSEPVTSSQ, from the exons ATGAACAAACCCAAGATGGCATCAGAGAAGGG TGTTCCCAGCGCCTCCAGGGTGCAGATCCTGCTCGCCCAGCTGGAGAAGATGACCGGAGACTCCATGGTGAGGGATCCCGAATTGGCACGGCAGCTCACCTCCAAGCTCCTGCATCTCGTCCAGACGCAGG AGAAGACATCGAAGGAGGTGATGTCCAACGGCGCCAGCGGCATGGATGTCATCCTGTCTTCACTCGAG AGCACCCGGGACACCCAGACCACTATGAACATCCTGTCCATACTCAGCGAACTGTTGACCTTGG GCAAAGGACGCAGGGTGGGGGTCTTCGTCTCAAAAGGAGGAACAGCAGTGTTACTCCGCATTCTCATCAGCGCCAACAAAGAGTTTCAACCCAACGAGGAGCTCATGTTGCAGGTTCACTCCCTACTGGCCAAGGTGGGCCCAAAAG ACAGGAAGTTGGGCGTGAAGGCACGTCTGACTGGCGCTCTGAACATCACAATAAACCTGATCAAGAAGAACCTCCAAAATATCAGGCTGCTACTGCCATGCTTGCAGGTTGTTAGGGTGTACTCAGCCAACA TTTTGAACGCTGTATCCCTGGGCAAAAGCGGAGCTGTAGAGCTGATGTTCAAGATTGTGGCACCGTACAGCAAGAAGAACACGAGCCTGATCAA GCTCTCTGTCGATGCACTGGTTGCTCTGCTCAAATCAA AGACAAATGCTCGGCGGGCAGTGGAGGGCGGCTACGTTCCCACCCTGCTCACCCTCTACCTGGACTGGCACCGCAAAGACACGTGGCATCGTCATAAAGCGATCCGCAAGGGGCTGCTGGGTTGTCTGCGCAACGTCACCAACATCAAGCTGGGCAGGCGGGCGTTCACGAAAGCCGACGGCATGCGCATTCTGTACAACTCTTCCTGT GAGTGTCTCACAGTGCGCACCTTGGATCCACTTGTCAACGTTTCAAGTCTCATCATGAGGAAGTGCTTCCCAAAAAATCGCCTGCCTCTACCTACCATCAAGTCTGCTTTCCATTACCAGCTGGAGCACGTGTTGCCTTCAGGGCCGGTCGCACAGCTCTACAGCCAACTCCCTGAAG GAAGAACACATGCTCAGCTCTCCAGCAAGCCCTTAAAGAAGG TGGACGACGTGGTGGATGACAGTGACGATAACGACACAGAGGCAGACACGGAGAACGATACGGAGAATGAGGAAGATGAGAAGGATTGTCGCTCACTG AATGATGATATAGAAAAGGATATAAACAAGCTACACCCCCAGATGCTCCCCAGCCGACCTTATGAAGAGTTGCGAGTGTATGAGAAGTTTTTTGTGGAGCTGTCTCAAGACTTCCAG GGTTTTAACTTTGAATCCTCCACCACATCTCCATCGGCTCAATCCGCTCAGCCCATCGTTGTGCCCACAGCTCAGGAGTTGTCCCCGAATCACGTCACACCACAGATGGCTCATCATGTCGGCGACGCTCCCACTCCCGCTCTTCATCCTTTACAGCTGGACACCAGCGATTTTGCCAAGGACTTCAAGAAAAAGTTGGAAGCGCGTAATCCACCCGTGGAGCCGGAACTGTCACAAGCGTCTGAATGCGTCACCTTAAATGCGGACGAGTTgggaattaaacaaaaaaaatctcccgTCAGTGCACCAAAGCACACGCCGTCATCTCTGCATTTGGAGGGCATCACCATTCGCTGtttaacagcagcagcagcagcagcaggaggaggaggatcagACTGCGGCTCGGAGGGCGCGGAGGATGAAAGCGGCGAAGGGGCCGTCCTGGAGGTGCCCGACACGGCTCAGCTTCTCCCGCTGCATGACCTGGACCTTTACGTGGAGATGGTGAAGGGGACAAAATCTGTGCCGCGCTACACCGAGGTGGCCTATCCGGACTACTTTGGACACGTGGCTCCCACATATAGAGAGCCCCTTCTGGAGAGGACGTACGGGGTCCAGAG GTCCAAGATTTTCCAGGATATCGAGAGGTTGATTCACCCAAACGACATCATGGATAAAGTCGTTTACGATCTTGACATTCCCCg TTGTCCCGTGGTTGTAGGCAATGCTGAGTCGCTGAGGTTCAACTCTCAGTTTGAGTCTGGCAACCTTCGGAAGGCCATTCAGATAAGGAA GTACGAATATGACCTGATTCTGAACTCGGACATCAACagcaaccaccaccaccagtggTTTTACTTTGAGGTGAGCGGCATGCGCGTGGGAGTCAATTACCGCTTCAACATAATCAACTGTGAGAAGTCCAACAGTCAATTCAACTATG gCATGCAGGTGCTGATGTACTCTGTTCAGGAGGCCATCAGTGGTGGGCCTCGCTGGGTCAGAACAGGAACAGACATCAGTTACTATAA gAACCATTTTGCCAGGAGTTCCATCGCAACAGGCGGTCAGAAAGGAAAGTCCTACTACACGATGACCTTCAGCACCATCTTCAACCACAAGGATGATGTCTGCTACTTTTCCTATCACTATCCGTACACATATTCCTCTCTTAAG ATGCACTTGTCAAAGCTAGAGGCTAGGAAAGCGCCCGATATTTACCTGCGACAGGACGTCCTGTGCGAGACGCTGGGGGGAAACAGCTGCCCGCTCCTCACCGTCACCGCCATGCCAGTGTCCAATTCCAGTGATCACATCTGCCAGTTTA GAAATCGTCCATTGATCTTCCTGTCAGCCAGAGTGCACCCTGGGGAAACCAATGCCAGCTGGGTGATGAAAGGGACGCTGGAGTTCCTGATGGGTACGAGCCTGCTGGCAGCCGCTTTGAGAGAGTCCTACATCTTCAAGATCGTGCCCATGCTCAACCCTGATGGCGTTGTCAATGGAAA tcatcGTTGTTCTCTGAGCGGGGAAGATTTGAATCGGCAGTGGCAGAACCCCGATCCTGAACTGCACCCAACTATCTACCACACCAAGAGCCTGCTGCAATACCTCGCGCACACGCAAAGAGCACCGCTG GTGTTCTGCGACTACCACGGCCATTCCAGAAAGAAGAACGTCTTCATGTACGGCTGCAGTTTGAAGGAAACAATATGGCAGTCCAACATCAGCGCGGCGTCCAGTGACATAGATGAGGACCTCGCATACAGG GCCCTTCCAAAGATCCTGTCCCAGATCGCGCCGGCCTTCAGCATGGCCAGCTGCAGTTTCGTGGTGGAGCGCTCCAAGGAGTCGACGGCGCGCGTGGTCGTGTGGCGGGAGATCGGCGTGCAGCGCAGCTACACCATGGAAAGCACTGTATGCGGATGCGACCAGGGCAAATATAAG GGTTTTCATGTTGGCACCCGAGAGCTGGAAGAAATGGGAGCGCAGTTCTGTGTGGCCCTTCTAAGGCTCAAGAGAATGACGGGGCTTCACAGCCATCAGCACCTGCTGGACTTGGAGAGCGACCTCAAAAGCGAGCTCATTGGGACTCAGCCTAAAGTAGTCAG CAGCTGCCCCACCACCTACGTGATGGACGAGGATGAGCCGTCCTTCTTGGAGGCGGTGGATTACAGCGCTGAGAGCAACGACGAGGACACCGAGGTGGACctggaggccgccgccgcctccgccaCGGACGCCGGCGACGTCGGCGATGCCGAAGTCCTGGAGCAGCTGTCGGACTCAGAGAACAATCACGACGCTTGGAAATCTGAGCCTGTCACCAGCAGCcaatga